The genomic stretch tctcaaaaaaataaaatacttttgGCGTTCAAAACATAGTTTGAAATTATTCTTCAAGATCACATAGTTACAGTTTTATATTAAAATCTTCTTTATGTAATGAAACGTGCTGTGCTAATGAGAAGGACTCCTTAATTTCCAAACGGTTTTCTATAACATCCCCAAATCCTGATAccttcacaaaaattaatttttgagaaaagttttttaatttataccaTTGTCCAAATTATAAAGCTGGTTAGTTATGTTACTTCCGTAACATAAATGACTCCACTGATTTTTCATATCAATATTCAAAACTAATTTGTCTTGTACCATATTCCATAATCACATTCAAATATGTGCTTTTTATGCtctcattattttgttttataaatccAAAGTTTACCACGTGCAAAGAATTACCACTTTTTCGTTCAAAATTCAGCGACTCTTATGACCCTTTTTTTCAAAGTGTACTTTTTCATTCTACAATTTTTGCAAACAAACTTTGGATAAATATCCCATCTTCTTCGTTAACATTGACACTATATACCCCACGTATTAATTTACTGCATTCCATAATAGATTTGGCATTCTAATAAGCTTGTTTCAACCTTCGCTATTTTTACCTCCATAGTGATATGTAAGAAAGTCTTAATTAAAATACATATATGTAGGTTTTCAGGTTAGTTCTTCTTTAAGGTCGTTTCTGTTAACATAAAAAGAGCAACAAACAGACGCAAAAAGTTGTACAACAATCGCAGTTGCCACTGGAAGGGGAACACAAGTTGTACAACAAAGTGACACAAGAGACGTTGCACAGCCAAGATGTagagataaattttttttatccctACAACAGTTGCACAACAAATGTTGCACGACAATTACGGATTTTAATGGAAACCAACCTTTAAAGAATCTTTTTAAAGATTTGGACACCATCAAGTCATATTTCAAATACCTTacacgaaataaaatttttttttgcagtgtGGACTTTTTGTAACGATTTTTGCTCCgttttcaaaatgattttttatatcttATAGATGTTAAAAAGTTGCTTATcaggtctttttttaaaaatctcttctcgttctaaaaatatttagctttagggTCGGTTCCCATTAACATAAACAGTCACTGTTACGATTTTATTAGAAACACAAGTTGTACAACAAAGTGACACAAGAGACGTTGCACAGCCAAAGATGtagagataattttttttatccctaCAACAGTTGCACAACAAATGTTGCACGACAATTACGGATTTTAATGGAAACCAACCTTTAAAGAATCTTTTTAAAGATTTGGACACCATCAAGTCATATTTCAAATACCTTacacgaaataaaatttttttttgcagtgtGGACTTTTTGTAACGATTTTTGCTCCgttttcaaaatgattttttatatcttATAGATGTTAAAAAGTTGCTTATcaggtctttttttaaaaatctcttctcgttctaaaaatatttagctttagggTCGGTTCCCATTAACATAAACAGTCACTGTTACGATTTTATTAGAAACACAAGTTGTACAACAAAGTGACACAAGAGACGTTGCACAGCCAAAGATGtagagataattttttttatccctaCAACAGTTGCACAACAAATGTTGCACGACAATTACGGATTTTAATGGAAACCAACCTTTAAAGAATCTTTTTAAAGATTTGGACACCATCAAGTCATATTTCAAATACCTTacacgaaataaaatttttttttgcagtgtGGACTTTTTGTAACGATTTTTGCTCCgttttcaaaatgattttttatatcttATAGATGTTAAAAAGTTGCTTATcaggtctttttttaaaaatctcttctcgttctaaaaatatttagctttagggTCGGTTCCCATTAACATAAACAGTCACTGTTACGATTTTATTAGAAACACAAGTTGTACAACAAAGTGACACAAGAGACGTTGCACAGCCAAAGATGtagagataattttttttatccctaCAACAGTTGCACAACAAATGTTGCACGACAATTACGGATTTTAATGGAAACCAACCTTTAAAAAGACAATTAAGAAAATTGCGAATTTAGCTGTTTCTTTTATTAAGACTGAGAAACTGGCCTCGTtggggaaatattttttaaaaattcggaaTGATTCCTGCTGATCTATACAACCTATAATAATCTGCGAGCATTGTGTATCTCCTTGCTATTAAAAATTGAATGAGTTATAAAATGAAGGAAGCATTTATGCTGGGCGATAGGAATAAGAAAAATATAGAATGATTTTCATTGACATGgacacaaataaataaaacacatttACCGTCATTGTGGAACTTTGACCAGCAGCTAATAATCCAATGGCCCAAATATACATTGCAGCTAGACCAAACTCACAACCAAGAAATATACCCTAACACAACAAAACGTAACAAAAATTTAAGTACGCTCTTGGTGAGATGGCTATAATACAAGATAGTTTGGTAATGTACACACTATTACACTTAAAGTTTTCCAACAAAATACATACTCCGTTAAACAAGTTGCCTTCAATAAGTTCATTAGATCCATTTccctaaaacattaaaaatttaaaaaattgttttaaacaatataaaaaggtaataaatttcgttaaaatgcatTCTTTTTGTCCAGTGCAGTTTTATAGTCTAACTTAACTTCGCAAGATCTCAATTACGCAAAATCATATTTCAGCTTCATTCTAACATaaacatataaataaaaatataaaaacagctcaaaaacatatttaacaGCGCCTCAAACACACACAAGAATCATTCTACTAGTCACTCACGGTTTTATTAAAGAGTTCAGCATGCGGATTGTGATTTCGATAGCAATTTTCATACTATAAAGAAATAGGaaataataaaccttaatgCTCCAAAAAGCTTTTCTCTTGATGATTGTATGAAACAACTTACAATGAGCACAACCTATGCCTGTGAGATAACAAGACAGACAgaaagtatatataattgcagtGTATTctttagttaaaaatttttctatCTACGTTTTAAACGTAACGGAAAATGAATTGCTTTGGATGTCCACAGCTGGATTTTTTATAAATCTTACAACTAGTTTCATATAAATACATACCACGTTGCCATATGTTTTGCCGTAAAATGCCTAAAAATAAGATTAAGAATATTTCACTAAAAGGTATTGATAATTTTTCTATATACCAGTAGGTTTTTAGATAAATGTAATTTACGTCAGATTCAGATTGGACATTCAAAGGAAGTATTACTAtaattacaatattttttaacctTCAGTTTGCCATGCATTCCATGAAAGAAGCCTAAGTGGTTTCATCAAATGAAGTCGTTATACATAATAACAAGTTTCAGGTTCTGATAAGACACAAATTTTATGGCAGGCAGACAGGGTGAGGGGCTTCGCATCCAAATGGGATTAAAAGGACTACTAAATCATCCTACCTTTGCAAATACACTAACCACAAACACATTTATAATAAACGATACACCAAGAGCAATAGCTGAAATAACAGTGAGAACAAGGTTAGCTGCATGAAATTTTAACGACTGACAATGAAAATAAAGAGTTAAATCGTATAGAATTTTAATCTAATAATAAATTTTACACGTTGTCTtcgcaaaaatgaaataaattgtcATTACCTGATTCTATCAAATAATACATGTTAGCTTCTTTTACTGCTTTTTTGTTATTACGATTTATATCACGTGACTATAAAATACAGGCCCAGTGTTGAAAACGACATAGTATAAAATCAAATAGTGTAAAAGcaaataaaagttttaagtCAGTTAAAACAACACGAATTGTAATAACAACAGATACTAGATACTAGTTTTATTTAACTGTATTTAGAAGAAAACATACCTTTACTAAGGCTGAATGAAGATAAAAATTGTGAGGCATTATCACTGCGCCAACCACGCCTACAGCCTAAAAACGATTGGCAGGTCATCAATGTTATAAGAATAATTTGTGACAGCAAAGAGAAAATCAATGTTgtaaattaagttttttaaaaaatattttagtattGAAAAAGAATAcccagaacttttaaaagtttaagggaaattttttgataaataaatgcgatattttttgaaaaaaagaatacAGAGCAGTTACAGCAATATTAGGATAAAAGATATACCTGTTTCACAACTTCTGAATTGCAATTTTCGCAGCTCGGTATAAACATATGTTTTAAAAGATCACCTTGATCTGGCAATACTATGACatactataaaaaaattaaacgcttAGGTTGACAATCTAACAACTGAAATTCCAATCAAAGACCATTCaaacataaatacaaaaataaagaaatatatctTTTGATTTACTACCCGGGTAATAGGGCGGCATCAATATTTTCGAAAATcgcgcaatgtgattggttagaaaTTACGTCACAGCGGGcaatattccacggtattgctaccatagcaaccgtgtttaaatttaaatatggtggcattaaatgtaaataaacacccgtaatgtttacacgatattcgattttaaaaaatatatatttttagttcgaatgtacgttccataTGGGTATAGTTTCTATAAggacatggtttctacatcctgcttataatgcagtacccggataataatccatatttGACGTCAGTCAATATTCTTCGGTATTGCTCTCATAAACAGTTAATATAGGATGAGTATTGTATATACTCTCTTGATGATTATTATATTTAACTATTTAAGCTTTTATGTTCTTAGTGTACTTTTATACACTGAAAAAGTATAGTCCACAAACAGTATTATtttgcttttcaaaaaaaataagtgAAAAAGTTTTAAGATATATTGAGATTGTGGCAGACCCGTAGACCCTTAGACTTCTCTTCAATAACAATTTACTTCGCGATTTCCGCTTGCTTTATCGTAGTtatttcatttatataccatatttattttaataagcGCGTGGAACCCTCATTTAAGTTtgggtaaaaaatattttttgttaaataattcctaaatgagggcttttttaaaaaaaataactcatTTGAGGAAGCACTCGTCAAAACAGGGTGGTCTATTCATTGGAGCATATACAGTAACTTACTTTGCAGGATAGTTAGTACATTCATTAATACAATAAGCACAGCAAATTCAAGAGGCTTCACTAATAAAGAAGTATAACTTTTTTGTATCGCACATACTTCATAACCAAATGATATCGCCATAACCGTGATAAGGAAACCAAAGAAAGCCTCCAATTTTCTTAATCCTAAAAATCAAATATAACTCACTTTTTCCAGCTTTCTTtataacgtttttttataacttttatttacatttttttaactttttcacaCTATGTACAACTAAagacaaaaaacacaaaatatgttATGCATATAATGACAACAAAATAATCTTACCATATTTATCCAATAAAAGAAATACGAAGGTATCACATATTGTAATCAAAACACCGGCAAATAATGGGATCCTGCAGTAGAAGGTAATATGTGTAAACAAAACTCTGTAATACAGTGGTTACTGTCtctctttttgaaaaaaatggagAACTGAACTTGagcaagaaataaaaaacactatTGGCATATTTCAACAAATGAAGGCACTGAGAATTAGGTAtactatatttttttactgtactTGGACACTGTTTTCCCGCATTCTTCAGCTGGATATAAGGCTAGCTTTACGTGACTTACCAATGTTTacaaaggttttaaaaatttgctgatTTTTGCACATGCGTGCACATTTTTGTAGGTAAAAAGCAGGACTATATAAGCTAATATgtctattaaattaatgaaatttatagatttttagAAACACAAAAATCGAAAAGCCacataaattttgtaaaaaaaaacacattaagtTCGGGAGACAGATTCTACTCAAGTTGTCTGCCTAGTTCCGATATATATCACAGCCAAATCTCGGTGTAGGCTACGGGAAAAAGTAAAGCGCGGTTtctttgttacgtggtgtcattcggaaagagtgagccaatgacacaAATTTTGATTTATGTACAGGGATCTTTGATTACACTCTAAGCGCAAGGAATGTTaatataaaatttggtacttatacAGAAAAATCACCTAgtatgtttacaaaagagaaagGCCTGaacgttgtttgatgttgttcttacacAGGTAGCTTAACTACCCTATAAGGTAGCTTAGCTCCCTGTAGCtacatttaggattaaactagcaaTTATTAGGTATTACTAAGTAAAATGAGTCAAGTtagaatatttatattttttcgctatagctagctagactaagtatgaaaggaAATGCTGTGATTTTTAGCTGGGTCAAAAGACAAAActtaagaggaaaattacatcacagttttatattacacatatttgagaacacTTGAAGAAAATTTCATTGTTCATCCTGTTATCATGATTTCTTTATAAAAGAacatcagaaatattttcataaggATTACTTTcgcgttatttaaaattaaaaatttctcaatataaaattttgcgaattttgtgATATTACATATCACAAAATCGCCAAAAGTTTatcttgaaaatttttttttttaatttcccgcTGATAATTTTTTAGCTTTAATACCAATGTCCCACAGAGTGTTACATTTTTCGCTCTTACCCTATTGTCACATAAGCtatgaaaaaactgttttgcaggaaaatatacataaagaaaagataaaaaaaaacatgataaaaCACAaagaataaaagtttttttatcaaaatattttaaaataatttcaaaccgattagttcCAGCGGCCAATTTTGGTGTCctataacttcagtaaaaattgaaataatgacttgaaactttaGTATTATATGTTTTAGACCAGTGTGATAAAATTAACCCCCCAAAAAATTTTCACTACTATCTTAATTTCTGAGTTCCTTGGCAAGCTACAtgtacagaaaacattaaaaagtaaTCTCAGGATTAAAATAAGtcagataaaatgtgtcctaGGTTTAGGAacaaataccttatccagccCAGAAAAAGTGGGAATGTGATTCTAAAGCACAGTGGTAAATAttcaatctaaattttatgccgtataagTACAAAGTTGCTACAAAGTTATTTTTGTGTCCACATGGGTTTGCAACACGGTTACTTGACTAATCGCTCAGCCTGGTGTCActcacaatttatttttaaatatccaGAGACCttagaagtaacaataggcttcagcataagtcctgtgaatgttggtttatgaaaatatattacacctttAATGCTCTATTGCtataagcgctccactggatttgtgaCACATTATATACTAAGTGTCCtacgtgtgacacagtttaccctgTACCAAGTCTTAAACTGGACTGAGACTTCAGGTCTTTTCCCTACAAATGAGTATAACTTCTTGCTatagtttcttaaatttttttatttcataaaagaaacctaaaaatctacaaaaatttatgaaaaataggtttctgttcgataaaagaaacctggACATTTCCAGAAATtcatttatgaaaaataggtttctCTTTGTCATGTTTAACTAATATAAATACCTTGCATATCTAACTAGCTTTATACTCAATTCTTgactgttcactgttatgggaggtccaaaatagctatctttatttaaaatgagagaatactttaaataatcttttatgTAGCTACCTACATAAACAAAATGTATATAGCtacttgtactttatcacttaattatcTAATTACAAATGCGCCCCTtgagtgctggcatggtactagGTAGcccaaaatcacaaaataaatattatccagatgtgaccatctCTTATCATCAGAAAGGGGTTTCTGTTCTTTAATTCTCATTGTGGGCGCCTAAAATTCTTGAAAatccaattaaaaaaatttgtttaaaacttcCTTTTCTTTCCCATTGTCTTCAGTTCCAACAAGTCATGATTCCTTAGCTAACCTCCAGCCGCGTAGTTCAGTTGTCTCGCATTCAAAATTCTCAGCACTAGCCAATACGATGAACAACGTCgaggaaccctgggtaattttgaaaaaatgtagttctgccttatgattttcagatttttactGCTgaaatcagcatattttagcctCGCGCGCCACCCTTCGTATAATAGGAAAAATATTATCTTTAAGCAATCAAGTCACAGCAGTCACATTTTTAACTTCGAAGTGAATTTACACTTCAGGGCTCATGGTAACACCGCCGTACATTATTATCAGAAtttaatattatattaaaatttcTGGCAACAATTATGCAGAATAAGATAGCGTAACAAATAAACGCACTCAATATGTATACAAAAATTTATACTTACTTTCCATTGGATAACAAATAAAAAGCTATAGCAGTACCAATGACTTCCTAAAATTATATTTGCTATATTTAACACTAGAAATACAAACTTTGGTTTTTAAGTGTATATGCATTAAAATTTGAATCTTTATCTATTATATTTTTCCGATTTCCCTTAACACTTAAACATGCCAGAAAGAATCACACTATTTTTGAATATTCCTTATGTTAATAGACAATTGAATAAGATACCTGCATATCACTGCCAATAATTGCTATTTCCACCATTATCCAGAGTATGACTCGAGGTATGCGTGGATAACGCTGATGACAAACTTCTGCCAGATGCATTCCAGTGACAGTTCCCAGTCGTGCAGACAAAACCTTATAGTTTTAAGATAAAGTCTATATTATTTGATAGTTGTTGGTTTACTACTATGCCATATCTCACTTTTATTTAATATCTTCAAGGATATAGCtaattcaaaaatgaaaaataataaccaTTTTCACCTTTGTTATATAGAATCATTTCTAAATTCCCCAGGGATAATAAAAGTCTTGAAATTTACTTTAATAGACATTGCAACACAAAAGAGTAAATCAATTTTGATACCTGCATTAACAAGCCCATACAGGTAGACAATAAAAGTACCCATAGCAACTATAATAAACAAATATGAGTGTAAAGGTTagtttccactgttaaaagacaTTGTACGCAGTAAACTGCACACAATTGTATATACTTGTAAATATATTGTACAGCTGTAACCTGGACGTACAATATATTGTGACACCACAGCTCACAATTTTTTCTGAATTAAATCAGTTTGATTTTATTAATATACAACAATTAagtcagtttaaaaaaaattgaatatctaAAGCCTTGTAGTGGAAACCTAGCTATTCCACAACATGtctcatagttttttttttggattttgtgTGAAATAAATTTCATAGTTTAGCCCAAAACACTTAACCTACTTTGTATTGCGCTACTGCACCCTGCTGTAAATCAGACTCAATGTTACCAGGATCTAAATATGCAATGCTCATGAGAAATCCAGGGCCAGTAAATGCCCATAATCGCCTCCAACTGAACTTGTAttgctaaaaatatataaacatttaGTTAGCTGTTACAATAGTTAAACGAAAAATTACAACTAAAACAAATTACAAGCAGATCCACaatttgtttaatgtttttagcctgtatatttatcaaatttggcgccatcttaTCACAAAAAACTTCATCATTCGAAGCTGGTAGCATGTTGTAAAAAAGGGATTAAAAACAtgacaaaaatattgttgttggtcatgACAGGTATTTCTAAGTTCTGAAAGGTTTAGACAAAAGGTTATAAAATGTTGTAGTATGTACATTATTTTTGGTTATTTTGAGTCGAAGGTCTTATTTTTGATTTCTATTGAAGTACATCCAAAACGtacttattttcaccccatacaaaattctgtaaaaattttgctaGGAAGATATATAGATCCTTAgttgtgaaatatagtatttatttgttattatagtatttatcttagtagattttagaatttagaaatctataaaaaGATTTTCTTGCTCTTGCAATATCAAGGCAGATATTTTTATAGAATCCATTGTTGCAATTCTGCAATCCCAGCACTTGAAATTTCAGACCAAAACGTTTTGCATATACATAGTATTTTggggaaaatatttttgaacttaatttttaaatagcaTTGTTTCTATCAAGGTCATAAAATTTACTATAGTAACAAGGAAAAATTAAACCACAAAAGATAGGGATTTAATTGCTAAATATGTATAAGTATCTCTTTTAAATGGCTCCTCTTCAGAGATATAGGGTGAAGGCGTTGTTTTTACTAATGAAACAGTCTTTAGCATTTCAAACTACAAACAATTTCGGACATTactatttttgaaatattttataatattttataattgcTTTGTTGTGAGTGCATGGGCAAAGTAAGAGGCAAGGTTTACCATTGTTAATATTATTATTGCATTCTTTGGTTTAGAATCTTTTAACCATTCCTGCTTTTAATGGAACCAAATGAACATTTAGCTTGTATTAATTGTGGTGACTTCAGTAAACCTCCACGGTAATTTTAAATTACCGTGGAGGTTTACTGAAGTCAAGGTTGGAGAATAATCCAGATTGTGGCCATATTAACTT from Hydractinia symbiolongicarpus strain clone_291-10 chromosome 12, HSymV2.1, whole genome shotgun sequence encodes the following:
- the LOC130622773 gene encoding natural resistance-associated macrophage protein 2-like isoform X1, yielding MLKNLFSKVMQQVFLCCFESCTARIILVLFRKLYRIYLIMELSDSFDAHEPDKSNVHSINSMDDTAGTYFDQKIPIPRALNSEEDEQYKFSWRRLWAFTGPGFLMSIAYLDPGNIESDLQQGAVAQYKLLWVLLLSTCMGLLMQVLSARLGTVTGMHLAEVCHQRYPRIPRVILWIMVEIAIIGSDMQEVIGTAIAFYLLSNGKIPLFAGVLITICDTFVFLLLDKYGLRKLEAFFGFLITVMAISFGYEYVIVLPDQGDLLKHMFIPSCENCNSEVVKQAVGVVGAVIMPHNFYLHSALVKSRDINRNNKKAVKEANMYYLIESAIALGVSFIINVFVVSVFAKAFYGKTYGNVYENCYRNHNPHAELFNKTGNGSNELIEGNLFNGGIFLGCEFGLAAMYIWAIGLLAAGQSSTMTGTYSGQFAMEGFLKLRWSRWKRVLLTRSLAIVPTLALTFSEGINRLTGMNDWLNVLQSLQLPFAILPLLTFTNDKTVMKGFTNHIFLKVFTWLLAGVIIGINMYFAAVNLESINNKIFYLPASIFIFTWFLFYLVMGYFAAGFTFLDFISCMKKPSVEYEKFGEDDDDGADKIEDEARHAVLPPE
- the LOC130622773 gene encoding natural resistance-associated macrophage protein 2-like isoform X2 → MRGIVMELSDSFDAHEPDKSNVHSINSMDDTAGTYFDQKIPIPRALNSEEDEQYKFSWRRLWAFTGPGFLMSIAYLDPGNIESDLQQGAVAQYKLLWVLLLSTCMGLLMQVLSARLGTVTGMHLAEVCHQRYPRIPRVILWIMVEIAIIGSDMQEVIGTAIAFYLLSNGKIPLFAGVLITICDTFVFLLLDKYGLRKLEAFFGFLITVMAISFGYEYVIVLPDQGDLLKHMFIPSCENCNSEVVKQAVGVVGAVIMPHNFYLHSALVKSRDINRNNKKAVKEANMYYLIESAIALGVSFIINVFVVSVFAKAFYGKTYGNVYENCYRNHNPHAELFNKTGNGSNELIEGNLFNGGIFLGCEFGLAAMYIWAIGLLAAGQSSTMTGTYSGQFAMEGFLKLRWSRWKRVLLTRSLAIVPTLALTFSEGINRLTGMNDWLNVLQSLQLPFAILPLLTFTNDKTVMKGFTNHIFLKVFTWLLAGVIIGINMYFAAVNLESINNKIFYLPASIFIFTWFLFYLVMGYFAAGFTFLDFISCMKKPSVEYEKFGEDDDDGADKIEDEARHAVLPPE